The stretch of DNA GGTCCGAGTCGctggacgatgacgaggaggagctcgACGAATCACTGGAACTACTCGAGCTGGAGCGGGACCCACTGCCAGAGCTGCTGCGCGACGAGCTACTGTCAGATGAACTGGAATTATCATTTACATACGTTTTTGGTGACATTTTTTTTCCCAGTTAGGCCGGCTTTTAATATGCGCAAAATCGTGTGTTTTGGGGCTTACCTTCTGCTGGAATCGCTGCTAGAGGAGGCGGAACCACGGCGTTTGCGTGAGCGCTCCCTGCGCGAAGAGTTGCTGGTGGCTGCCTTGCCCTCCTTCTCTTTGGTGTCTTTCTCTTTGAcatccttttccttttcacCCTCGCCGGCGGGACTCTGGGCACGCGCCCTAATTTTGGGGAAAGAATCGGATATGTTTCAATAAGACACCGCGAAGTCGCACATTGCTACTCACATGTTTGTTTTCTAATTCACTTTTAATGCACTTAAACGCGACAGCAAAATCTTCACGAATTGctaaaagttttaatttataaaaatgcaatctTCTTTTTTATGGTGCGTCAAAatggctttttttgttggtattttaatcgctacagggatggtcgcacgacgatgaatCTGCATTGACCAGGTATTTCAGAGCGATGatggggctgtcgatattttcttgaagAGGGTATGTTCGGTGTTGCTGTCCCAGATAGTGGGAACAACTGAAGTCAGAAAAAGATGTCGTGTTCCGCATTGTCTTGCTTGGATATTCTGTAAAAAATCGAAATCATAGGGtcgattaattaatttttatattagATATCTTTACTGCCGTTAATATACCAACAAGCTCTGCAAAAACAGATGAGGAACTATTTTCAGTCCTAATCATATAACTATCGTTACTAGGGTAATCTAAGTTACCTATAATATTTCGACTATTGATGGTGGACACCATCGATGTTTCCCAGCCCTAGTTTCCAGAGGAACtatcgattaaatataccttctcattttaaaaatataccgtagtcttaaatcatattcctcgattttggtcttctatttgatattactaacAAGTTAGGACTCTATGCGCTAAAACTATACTTTTATCCGTCTTATCAATCAATTGTCCACACGATCGGCTGCTTTTCAtgacttatttttattgcaatgTTTCCAAGTAAAGTTTAAAGTAATTTTATATATAATGGCTCTATTTAATAATCGAatggcagctcctccttgacCTCCTGCTGCACCTTCGAGAACAGCAGATTTGTTATCTCCACCTcggttgctgttgcaacatCCTCCGGCAGCTTACTGAGTAGCTTATCCCAAAATGGGAAGACCGCCCTggtcttctttttgtttttgaggTAGTCGCCTAGTAAGCCAGCTAAGCCATCAGTAGTCGATGACGTCGGTTCTTCCGCCTTAAGCCTTTTTGAAGAGTTAGACTGTGGTAAAAAGgagttttcatttattacTGTTGTAATAAACTGTTTaaaaatacttacatatgAATAAGACGTCGACTTGCTTGCCTCTATGTCATCTTCTGCGAGCCAGGTATCATCATCCGAGCAAGCAGCGATCGATATCTCTTCAATTTTGTTTGGTACTGGACTGGAGCATGCATCGGGGCTGCATGCAGGGCTGTCCACAAACGTAAAGGAGCTTGATTTGGCACTACAATGAAAGGTGTgtgagaaaaatataaaattgcgTCGGATCATAAATTACCGCCTCTCCGACGTGTTTACGGGCAGAAAAGCCATGTGCTCAGCGAACCGCCAGTCACCAAAGTCACTGCCTCCCGCGCTACCACTTTTGGCCAGCTTGCTCCGGTGGTAACGCAAACTGTCCCGCAGGGATGTCCATGCGTCCCTGCATTCATTCACTTAAAAGCATAATTAAAGctgaatattttaaaacctTTATACACACtaacatgtgtgtatgtatgtatttacatatgtatgtatctcaccttctttatttatttctgcagCAACACTTTCCCATGCACGCTTCATTGCAATTTTGTCGAAATGTTTTTTGTGCGTGGTTAGCCACATACATGGTCGTGCCTCAACTGCCCTTATAAGAGATATTTTTTCATCTCTTAGAAAATTTGCATCTCTTTTTTTAGATTTCCGCGCCCCTTTTCTCTCCATCAAGCAAATTTCACTCCAGGAATAATTGTAAACTATTTTTTCCTGTTGTTCTACCAGCTGTTCTCTCAGTCCAGACACGCTCtttatatcgatatatcgataagaATCTGTGTATTTCGCTTACGTTGCTGGATActcaacaaacgaaaaattcCTGGAGCggatttttttaaatgaagTTTGAcaggaatttttattttccacgATACCcgatttaaaaattaaaaggGCAATCCACAAAAATACAGAGCTTAAAACGATACCTCCCTTCAAAAGAGAGGGAAGCTCCTCGAGGGACATTTAAAAAACATGTGTATGGGAGTTTGGACACCCTATATTTGAATATACCTtaaaaaaatggaatttaaaagTCGGAtgattttcattaaatatacatacatataccaaTATAACGTAGATATAGAGTGAACTAATTTTCATAGTtaaaaagacagatcttaaataaaaaaaagatgacagacggcacaaaaaaaaaaaatatatcccCAAAAGTATATAACGTAAACAGTCACCATCAAATGTATCGTATATCGACGGTAATACCGTctcaaattaaaaacatactgaaaatataccgaggaaaaGAAGGAACGACTGGTAATGGGAACGAGGGAGCATCTTTTTTTTTCCGATCTGGCCATATGTGTGAATTTAACAGATAGAAATTTGAAAACTTAAATTTGGCAGTAAAACTCCGATTTGGAAGACGCTTGGACTGTTTTAAAGTTACGGTTACGTATCCTAAGAAACTCAAATGTAGATGTGTAGATATCACATTGACCATAAGGTCGTCCATTGATGTCCATTGAGCAGCCGGCAAACGGTACAGGCAATGGCTGCCTGGTactggccgctgctgctgctctgcgtgGGCTGGCCATTTTGGGAGCATTTTCCAatgaattaattgaatttggaCATTGTGTATCCATATGTTGGTTACATTTAAGGACTTGCCGCACATTGCAGTCATTCTTAATGCGAATATTATTTGAGGCCCAACAATCTGGTTGCCGAACAACATTTTCCCACCAGCTCCCGCGacctctgtgtctgtgtctgtgtgtgtgtgtgtgtgtgagtgtcagTGCACTTCCTCGGTATGTTTTCTATTCATTCCAACACTTAAACTGACATTAGCCGCCAGCCATGTGGTAGAACGCTTCTTCTaatgcacaaataattgcagaagatgcttctgctgcggctgctgttgcatttgttgtatttgttgctgctgcactgtcAGGTAGCCCCGACAGTTCTGTGCAGCTCTTTCAGCTGATTGCTCAATCCCAATGAAATatgattaaataaataattgttgctTTAATTCAAAGTTTTGCTCTACACAAAATAGTTGGGGGTCTGTCTCCAGATGGGATGATGGTAATGGAGCCGCCATTGTGTTAACGGGACACCATAATAATCTAATAATTGTAATTCCCTTATGTTTagtataaatgtaaataattggCAATTTGCTATTACAATTGCCATGCAATTACACTATATAATTAAAGCATAATaggaaattaaattcatttgttttctgaATTTAACTGCTGCCCAAAATGGATCAAATAGAAATGTGAAGCTCAGTTTCCCATGATGGAGTTTAGGCGATGAGAATCGGTAGCGAATCAGACATTTGTCTGATGAAATGTAATACCCAAAACATAATCCAGAAAGTTAAGCTCCCCCCCCTCAAAAAAACAGTAGTAGAAACATCAactttcggtttcagttttgtgtgaaattgaatttcccaaAAGAAAGCCCATCTCCACGGCCAAACAGCAGAACTTTCCCAGTTGAAGTAAAAGTTGCAGGCCAGATTGATCGGCTTAAAGTGGCTTCGgctaaagcaaagcaaagtttGTCCCCTCCACTGCTAAATGATCATTAAAGTGCGTAAATCGAAACCAGACTGCATCTCGACACTGGTCTCCGAGTTGTATTGACTTTTTCGGCATTGGTCAACATTAGACATTTTGTCCTAATTACACAGACGACAAACTGAGAGTTAAGAGctggcttcagcttcagcttggaCTCCGAGTTGGAGTTGATTGGCGAGCGACGCATGTGCAAGCGCACCGGCAAGCACTTCACTTTCCATTTAATctcgtttggtttggtttcgttttggtggtgcaactgccacacaatTTGTCGCAGCATCGCGCGTTGCCCGCATGGAAATCGAAAGCCGATTTTCAtgtcaatatttttgtttaataaactGCCGATGGACCGGACTCTGCCGCGTACTGGCTGCGTGCCACCTCGTCTCGTCGTCTGAGCATGcggaaaatatgcaaattaccATCGACATCGACGTACATCATAAGGTGGCCCCAAGGCACGGCAGCGTCAGTGGCAATGCAACCTCCCAGCCCCCAACGTTGCGTTGACCGATTGAACGAAAgtgcagccaacagccagcagccagcagtcagcagacagcagcatcGCGAAAGATGAAAGTTGTCCCACAATGTAGAATGACGAGGCTGAAAGTGCAAGTGGGTCCAGCGATCATCGGGGGCCACGAACGAGCGTGCGATTGATGTAAGACGGTTATGGGAGACTTCACACTGACGACTGCGCTTGGCATGGGATCGAGATCAGATGCAGGTGTCAACACAGAAGTTGGCTTCGACTTGGTTTCACTTTTCTCAATAATCCCCGCTTGCTGGGGAGAAGAGAACTGTGAAATTGTCTGTGAATCGATGGGGAACGCTAATCAAAGaaatttgattggaaaatcATGATCCACCAGAGAAATGGAACTGAACAGAAAGTTATCGTTTGAATGATAGAACTACgagtatatattttattaatttattaatactCTTCCATCAAAAATTGTACCAAACTGGATTACTTTCCTTTGCCAAAGCCTTTCCCCTCCTAACAGGCGGCGGCGTGGCATTTGTCAAcgactttttgttgttgttgtctttccGTTTGGCCGGAACCTGTGGATAatttgccaaagccaaagcgaacAAAATCCGTGAAACGATTTGCCTTTGCATTGGCCATGGCAATTAATCAAACAGCTGCCATCCGCCGAAAAACGTTCtggaaattgtggaaaaacGAAACGCGCAAAATCCGCTGAAAGCCGAAAATTGGGCAGCCTGAAacaaggcagcaacagcagcaacagcagcgacagcaaaatCCAGCCAAGacacaacaccaacagcaacaccggccaaagtcaaagtcaaaaagaaaattgtggCATGCCGATAGGTAAAAATGCGGCAAAATTTATATCAATCTCTTGTCGTTGTGCGGACCAGTTAAGATATGCTAAGCACCCGCAAAGAGAGCGCCAAATGTATGCGagaggaacaacaaatgaCATTAACAACACGGCAACAATGTTGCCCAGCTACACTAAGAACAAAAGTATCTAAACAATTAGGGATACATTGGCAATCATTTTTGGATGCCAGATTTTTGACCTGCACCAAaagttgatattttatttctgttttccatttaattgacTTCTCCCAATGAAAGTAAatgtgcttctttttttgctcagTGCATCTGCAGTTCTTGTGGCATTCGCCGGGACACCATAGGTGAtaagaaataattgaaaagatTGTCGGGCATTTGAATCGATTGAATGGGTCCAGGGTCCTGGGGTCTGGGATCCAGCCGATCGAGAAAAGAGCCAAAAGAAGGAGGAATAAACAGCCAAGGGCCATAATTAGGCGATTGTcccaatgtgtgtgtttgtggcaaatgtttatgttatgttatgtCAATGGTCGACTCTGACCAACCGACCACACAAGCCCCGCTCTATGCTTGCCAAACTGTTGAGCGCTGACTGCCAAACCGCAACCGTCATTAAGGTTGCCAGAAGATCAGCAGCGAGGACGGGCACGGAGGGGGGTgtcttcttctgctttcttTTCACTGAGCTTGCAGTTTTGTCTCTCAggtgtctccctctctgacGTTGCCttaattgttttgctgcagcaggcggaaaggggagagaagacAAACTTTCTATTTGGGCATTTTCACAgggaaaaaatatttcatttttcctttatttcgCGAGTTGCGATAAATGTTTGGTTGCTTGCAACATGAAGATGCAACCTGGCAGCGAGAGGTAGAGGCGGGCAACACTAATATTTTTCTTCCGCCTGATTATGCATGGCGGGGAATTCGCGAAAAATGTTGATGTGTCATAGCTGTCAGTCTGCAGAGGGCTCTGCCTGACAGTCGTGAAGATGTTGTGTCATAGCAGCTAGCTATGAGAACAGTGGGAGGAGTGGCATTATGGCAGCTTAGTTTAAGCTAAAACAAAGTCACACCAGTCCCataatagtttttatttaatttcttacaGCCACAGTGCAGTGTCAGGATAACTtgcagcagcgcccctcggtttGTTTGACATTTCTGTCTGGTATCCGTCTTAGTGCCTGTATTTGTTGTGTAACATTTTAGCGATGTTCACAACAATCAGCTTGATCCTACCCACATTCTTCAtggagaaacaaaaaaatctaGCGCCATTGCCGAGGCCGGCCCAGACTTGGCCTGGGTCCATCCATTCCGCCTTAATTATGCGCTTCATATGGGGCTCCCCAGTCGTGGTCAACCCTTTTTATGTGCAAACTTTAGCGCGTTTTATGAGCCGCTCATTAGAACCCGAACAGACCCAACATACATAAGGAAAGGGGGCGCTGCCGCTCCTTTATGACGTTGAGATGTCGACAACGATGGGCAACGGGCAGGCCAACAGGCCCAATACTCGTACAACTATCAACGACAGACGCTAACAACGAAAAATGCATGGAAGATCACCACCAGACGATGAAGTTTGGATGCCCTTTTGAGAGGAAAAATTATGTTAAAATGGAGCAACATTTTTATTCTATAAATGCCATAAGGTATTGGTTGCTTTTATCAATTGATTTAATGGTGAATGATCTATAGAAGATGCAACATAATATTACATATAATAATCTGAAATCTTAGACTTCactttttgcaattttgtaATACCCTCTCCCAGGGTATGGAGGCCGATGGAGACGCTCATTATAATGGGCGGCACTTTATTTAAATGCGCGCATGGCACATCATTAACAAGGCAAATGCTTTGCGATGCGATGCGCTCGGTTCAGTTTTCCTCTCAGTCTTAGAGCAGCGCGAGCGGAGTCGGCCCAaaaggatgtggatgtggatgtggatattAGCGGACACAGACCGCACGCACTGGCCCAGGGGGGTGAGGGAGATCGGAGTGAACGCAGCGATTTCATAATATCTCAATTGATGTGTACGGCTCTCCATCAAGTTTCAACGCACAGTGGTTCACAGTGCCACTAAAACGGTGGtcaaaatttgttgccaaaattggaaaagtttgctgaaatatttggccataaaaccTGTGAAGTATTGGGCTTAAAAGTTTGCTAGAATTAGGCAATAAAATCtcaatgaaaaattaatatattttccttCTGTTTGTTCTGTTTCTCTCGTGAATAAATATTCTGCTGCCAGTGTGCCTACGAGTGGCGCCTTAATTGGTTTCTTAGAATTTGCGGTGCGCCCTTCTGCTCGATGAACGCTTCACTTGCCTCTCTTCACACCGACTGGCCCATCCACCCATCCCCCCGTACCAGTGCAATGTGCGTTTTGCCTATtacttgttcttgttcttcttgGCTCagattcctcctcctcctccttctcctcctcctgctgctgctcccactgtGTAGCGGCGGCTGGCCGGCTTCCTCTGGCCTGTCCGCTAATTAAGGTCGTCGTCAGCGGCTTTGGTGCGTTTGCAAATTACCCCGCAATTCCACAAGAGAGCCAGGGGTGGGTAGGGGGGGGATAGACTAAAGGCTCTCTATGTGGTAATtgcgctgccgcagccgctgccacatgccacagtcTCCAGTTCTGGCTAAACTGTGGATACGCTCTTAATTTCTGGGCGACATTTGCCATTAAATGAAAGCATCTTTTGTGAGTTCCAGTCAAGTCTCTGCACACGAATCATAAGACAAATTAAACGCCCATTAAGACATCAtttggttgtgtttttgtggggtttttgttttggccacgcagatcaatcaatcaatcaaagcgCATCAGCCAGCAGATATCCATTGATGTATGCCAGTAGTTCCGCTCATCCTTGACACAAAATcccaaatatttatgcgtaATTATCAAAGTCAGCTAAATGGATACACAgcccacaaatatttatttacaatattAAAACCcatcaaacaaaacacaacaaataaaaatggaatttcgCTTTGGTTTAATTGTCGGTTTGGACTTGTTGGCTGATTTATTTTGGCCAACCTTCGTCCCACGAACGGACTGCTGTCCCTCGCTGGGTGGGAGGCAATCTCGTTGCTATCCAAAACTTAATTACGCGCGTGTATCTGTCCGATTGCCGCACAATGGACTCTGCCTGgggcaaagaaattaaaacaaaaatcacgCGAATGAATATCGAAATATAtaaggcaaaacaaattggATAGGTAGCGCAACTTGTGGcaagagaaggagaaacaaaatgcaaattgctgcgAATTAAACCgcagaaaatataaaacgcTTTTTACTTAGAGGATACTCTTTCAGGGGGTATATATTGGCGCTTGAAATGATTCtctgatatttatttacaagCGTAAATCGGCTCCTAAAATGTCAGTTCTTGAAGTTCATAAATGAAAGtaaaacaaatgcagaaaCTGTCACAGAAACTTCTTCATTTATAAAGCTCTTTATTATCATTACCTACATAAAACCACAATAAAAGGGTAGCTAATGCTTCTACTACATTGAAAGTATTTTGCTGTATTTTCAGCTTCGACATTCGCTGCCGCCTAGCCGGTCTCCGCACAGAGGAACATTTTTATGTGGCTTTGCCCACCCCAAACATAATTTCGCACAGAAATTATTAGcactttgttattttttcggTTGTCACGCCTCTTTCTTGTACGCATTAGCACTAAATTCCAATACCATACAAAGTAATACAAACACGGGCGAAACATTTATTAGCCTCTCCAACATTTGAGGTTGAAATTTCTGATGAAGTGCCAGCAATGGCCATGCGAAAATGTTGTCAATATTTGTATGGGTTTTACGTGGGAAATTCAAGAATTTAAAAGCTTTAGCTGGGAATTGGAGGAAGCAGCTCGCGGCTCTAAGCAAAAACTCCTTTTTTCGCTCCTCTCCTTATGAATCGAGGAAGCGTTCATCGTAATTTGTCATCGTTTGGCTTCCTCATCCATATGTCCGACTCTTCCTGCTCATCAACAACATTAACTTCAGCGGCAGCAACGTTTCCCACTCTTTGCGCTCACACACATAACACACTCATTGACCATTCGAATTATTCAGTGACCCGAAAGTGACTGCCGCTCGTCTCACCTGTGCCTTGCCTTACCTCATTTTATCTCAGAGCCGAGACCCTCTTCACCTTTCTCCCAGCAATCAGCTACTCCGCTGCGGCAGAGTCAAGCAGTCGACAACAGCACCAGCTGACCGTCGTGAACCCTGTGGTAGACATCTTCACCTTTTGTCGACTTTCCACGCTTCTCATTTCACTTTCTTTTGCACGATCTCTGCCACAAGGGGGTGCAGGCACTGGACTGCGGGGAAATTGCCAGCGTGTGTcgccacagaaagagagggagagagagagatgagagatGGGAGATGAGAGATGCTTCCTCGCAGCATCACGTAATTAACATTTAAGTCGACTCTTGGGCTGGTGAAATTTGCTGCT from Drosophila subobscura isolate 14011-0131.10 chromosome O, UCBerk_Dsub_1.0, whole genome shotgun sequence encodes:
- the LOC117896969 gene encoding uncharacterized protein LOC117896969 gives rise to the protein MERKGARKSKKRDANFLRDEKISLIRAVEARPCMWLTTHKKHFDKIAMKRAWESVAAEINKEVNECRDAWTSLRDSLRYHRSKLAKSGSAGGSDFGDWRFAEHMAFLPVNTSERRAKSSSFTFVDSPACSPDACSSPVPNKIEEISIAACSDDDTWLAEDDIEASKSTSYSYSNSSKRLKAEEPTSSTTDGLAGLLGDYLKNKKKTRAVFPFWDKLLSKLPEDVATATEVEITNLLFSKVQQEVKEELPFDY